One Osmerus eperlanus chromosome 16, fOsmEpe2.1, whole genome shotgun sequence DNA segment encodes these proteins:
- the LOC134036622 gene encoding patched domain-containing protein 3, which produces MAKCRTNCIEKPVCICFEIIGLFIGSHPWWFVTAPLIISAALGSGFYFLEDYKSSDIKDQFTPMDGPAKAERHYVQETFPERKGMFSSLRLSTDGVYAVWMTSNDTNVWTEEIMREVLDLDSRVRNMAVPWEEAGEHFKYLDVCATVDGNCTSNGILEILSNNPSNVNQINLTFPTFFSEAGQFNLHQSLGNVTLDNNLVRSAKAVQLYYYLREDNETKNTKQELWLKKFIALLSNESATSKKVSYSTSKSMQWEFDKTPKSIIKLFAITYTIAIIYAIISCVRLDQVRSKVWVAVAGVLSSGLGVLSGFGLVLLLGQKFVMTVASAPFLVLGIGLDDMFILLSAWQKTSVLTSVSERLADTYREAAVSITITTVTDALALFLGYSSSFGSVQSFCLYAGSAILFCFFYNVSFLGGILALNGRREAGNRHWFTCAQIPKDLPPGKPIGYGVCCVGGAYDLDTGAEVGQPMDQFFRKFYGPFLTQGWVKLCVGVLYAGYLAVSVFGCCKMNEGIDLKNLAPYDSYISCYYNDHKVHFSSYGPVVMAAVKGPYPYWSAAGWANLSSCMEAFQGLGYVDGAISWLQDFRKYANATGQDISTEAAFQGNLSAFLQRYPAFSQDVNITEDERINGSRFFLPTLEGLVTEAALLTGMRSTAKRCRAERGVDLLVYHPSFIYHDQYTVIRDNTIQTLGLSTVAMLVVSLILIPNLLCSLWVAFSIGSVIVGVAGFMSLWKVSLDSISMINLVICIGFAVDFSAHMAYAFVSSSKNDANERATEALANLGYPITQGALSTILGVVVLSASGSYIFLTFFKIMFLVILFGLLHGLVFIPVFLTVFGTCRN; this is translated from the exons ATGGCTAAGTGCCGTACCAACTGCATAGAGAAGCCAGTGTGCATCTGCTTTGAGATCATCGGCCTCTTCATCGGCTCCCACCCCTGGTGGTTCGTCACGGCTCCCCTGATCATCTCCGCAGCTCTGGGAAGCGGATTCTACTTCCTGGAAGACTACAAGTCCAGCGACATCAAGGACCAGTTCACCCCCATGGACGGACCAGCCAAGGCGGAGAGGCACTACGTCCAGGAGACCTTCCCCGAGCGCAAGGGCATGTTCTCCAGCCTCAGACTGAGCACCGACGGGGTCTACGCCGTCTGGATGACCTCCAACGACACCAACGTGTGGACGGAGGAGATCATGCGGGAGGTTCTGGACCTGGACAGCAGGGTGAGGAACATGGCTGTGCcctgggaggaggcgggggaacACTTTAAGTATTTGGACGTTTGTGCGACAGTCGACGGAAACTGCACCTCAAACGGCATATTGGAGATCCTCAGCAACAATCCCAGCAACGTGAATCAGATTAATCTGACGTTTCCTACCTTTTTTTCGGAGGCCGGTCAATTTAACCTGCATCAGTCTCTAGGCAATGTGACACTGGATAACAACTTGGTCCGAAGCGCCAAGGCCGTACAGTTGTACTACTATTTACGAGAAGACAatgaaacaaaaaacacaaaacaagaacTTTGGCTGAAGAAATTCATAGCTTTGCTCTCAAATGAATCCGCAACTTCCAAAAAG GTGTCTTACTCCACCTCCAAGTCAATGCAGTGGGAGTTTGACAAAACTCCCAAAAGTATCATCAAACTCTTCGCCATCACCTACACCATCGCCATCATATACGCCATCATATCCTGCGTGAG GCTGGACCAGGTGAGGAGTAAGGTGTGGGTGGCGGTAGCAGGGGTCCTGTCCAGCGGCCTGGGGGTCCTGTCTGGCTTTGGCCTGGTGCTCCTGCTGGGCCAGAAATTCGTGATGACCGTGGCCTCCGCACCCTTCCTGGTCCTGG gtATCGGCCTGGACGACATGTTCATCCTGCTCTCCGCCTGGCAGAAGACCAGCGTTCTGACCAGCGTGTCCGAGCGGCTGGCCGACACCTACAGAGAAGCCGCCGtctccatcaccatcaccacggTGACGGACGCCTTGGCGCTCTTCCTGGGCTACAGCTCGTCCTTCGGGTCGGTCCAGTCCTTCTGCCTCTACGCCGGCTCCGCCATCCTCTTCTGCTTCTTCTACAACGTCAGCTTCCTCGGCGGCATCCTGGCGCTGAACGGCCGCAGGGAGGCCGGCAACCGCCACTGGTTCACCTGCGCTCAGATCCCAAAGGACCTCCCCCCAGGAAAGCCGATTGGCTACGGTGTCTGTTGCGTGGGAGGGGCCTACGACCTCGACACGGGGGCTGAGGTGGGTCAGCCGATGGATCAGTTCTTCAGGAAGTTCTACGGTCCGTTCCTGACCCAGGGGTGGGTGAAGCTGTGCGTGGGCGTCCTGTACGCCGGCTATCTGGCCGTCAGCGTGTTCGGCTGCTGCAAGATGAACGAGGGCATCGACCTGAAGAACCTGGCCCCCTACGACTCCTACATCAGCTGCTACTACAACGACCATAAGGTACACTTCTCCTCGTACGGCCCTGTCGTCATGGCGGCGGTGAAGGGGCCATATCCCTACTGGAGCGCGGCCGGATGGGCCAACCTCAGCTCCTGCATGGAGGCGTTCCAGGGCCTGGGGTACGTTGACGGAGCGATCTCCTGGCTCCAGGACTTCCGGAAATACGCCAATGCGACCGGACAGGACATCAGCACCGAGGCAGCCTTCCAGGGAAACCTGAGCGCTTTCCTCCAGCGCTACCCTGCCTTCAGCCAGGACGTCAACATCACAGAGGACGAGCGGATCAACGGCTCACGCTTCTTCCTCCCGACGCTGGAGGGGCTGGTGACCGAGGCGGCGCTGCTGACGGGCATGCGGAGCACAGCCAAGCGCTGCAGGGCGGAGCGGGGGGTGGATCTGCTGGTCTACCACCCTAGCTTCATCTACCACGACCAGTACACCGTCATCAGGGACAACACCATTCAGACCCTGGGGCTCTCCACTGTCGCCATGCTGGTGGTCTCCCTCATACTGATTCCCAACCTGCTGTGCTCGCTGTGGGTGGCTTTCTCCATCGGCTCTGTGATTGTGGGCGTGGCCGGGTTCATGTCTCTGTGGAAAGTGAGCCTGGACTCCATCTCCATGATCAACCTGGTCATCTGCATCGGCTTCGCCGTGGACTTTTCTGCCCACATGGCCTACGCCTTCGTTTCCAGCTCCAAGAACGACGCCAACGAGAGGGCCACGGAGGCCCTGGCCAACCTGGGGTATCCCATCACGCAAGGCGCCCTGTCCACCATCCTAGGAGTGGTTGTTCTGTCTGCGTCTGGCAGCTACATCTTCTTGACCTTCTTCAAGATCATGTTCCTGGTCATCTTGTTCGGGCTGCTCCACGGCCTCGTCTTCATCCCCGTGTTTCTAACTGTGTTCGGAACGTGCCGGAACTGA
- the LOC134036626 gene encoding ras-related protein Rab-18-B — MDDDVLTTLKLLIIGESGVGKSSLLLRFTEDTFDPDQAATIGVDFKVKTIAVDGNRAKLAIWDTAGQERFRTLTPSYYRGAQGVILVYDVTKRDTFTRLENWLNELETYCTRNDLVKMLVGNKIDMDNREVDRNEGLKFARKHSMLFIEASAKTKDGVQCAFEELVEKILQTPGLWQSDTQGQGVRLGDTQQHPGGGCGGYCSIP, encoded by the exons ATGGATGACGACGTATTGACTACATTGAAACTATTGATTATCGGCGAGAGTGGAGTTGGGAAGTCGAG TCTGCTATTGAGATTCACAGAAGACACATTTGATCCTGACCAGGCAGCCACTATAG GTGTGGATTTCAAAGTCAAGACCATCGCAGTGGATGGGAACAGAGCTAAGCTGGCTATCTGG GACACGGCCGGACAGGAGAGATTCAGGACCCTCACACCCAGCTACTACAGGGGGGCGCAGGGCGTCATACTGG tgtATGACGTGACTAAGCGGGACACCTTCACCAGGCTGGAGAACTGGCTGAATGAGCTGGAGACCTACTGCACACGCAACGATCTGGTCAAGATGCTGGTGGGCAACAAGATCGACATG GACAACCGCGAGGTGGACAGGAATGAAGGCCTGAAGTTTGCCAGGAAACACTCCATGTTGTTCATAG AGGCCAGTGCTAAGACCAAGGACGGCGTGCAGTGTGCCTTCgaggagctggtggagaagATCCTCCAGACTCCAGGGCTGTGGCAGAGCGACACCCAGGGACAGGGCGTCCGGCTGGGGGACACACAGCAGCAtccggggggggggtgtggagggtacTGCTCCATACCCTAA